In one window of Desulfobulbaceae bacterium DNA:
- a CDS encoding cytochrome c biogenesis protein ResB — translation MFSLLGLVIPQTAFRSQGYFESLKSANPFFYRFIDLLQLNHVFSSIPFLIIIFLLYLSLFITLWEQWKKQLRFLHTNKKSVPVGLKEDSISFQVTNNAREAIPADIKQVMAGYGFTCQTELTEHDFLHLVFAKHMKSRWGVFIFHLGLFILLNAAIYGLFKHQRGFVPLMEGETFIGQDGDWLVPSNGPLAERLTFPFNVRLNKFKVAYWDNDQEQQMHSQLLFSDDNGNIVSKNEISVSSPIEHGGVSFHQSQDFGYALTFALHTNDAKPIVSHFILDAVGDKSKPLTGKSDYPNTGYIFKMRFFPDISRPSFSLIQPGVDLTILENKDIQFEGRLLLGQTINFDDNILTFLDVRPWSGIIAIRGYVLPGVYLSFLLIVIGMVLMYLLPTKQIYIGYSCSGNGCQFQINGKIGGRTPCTHFELEQIKQTLIKALA, via the coding sequence ATGTTTAGCCTTCTCGGTCTTGTTATTCCCCAAACTGCTTTTCGGTCTCAGGGCTATTTTGAATCTTTAAAAAGTGCCAACCCATTTTTTTACCGGTTCATCGACCTCCTGCAACTAAACCACGTTTTTTCATCTATCCCTTTCCTCATTATTATCTTTCTTCTCTATCTCTCATTGTTCATTACCCTATGGGAGCAATGGAAAAAGCAGCTCCGTTTCTTACATACCAACAAAAAATCTGTCCCTGTCGGCTTAAAAGAAGATAGCATTTCTTTTCAAGTAACAAATAATGCACGCGAAGCTATTCCAGCAGATATAAAACAAGTTATGGCTGGCTATGGCTTTACCTGCCAAACTGAACTAACAGAACATGACTTTCTACATCTTGTATTTGCAAAACACATGAAAAGTCGTTGGGGTGTTTTCATCTTTCACTTAGGTCTTTTTATCCTGCTAAACGCAGCAATTTATGGCTTGTTCAAACATCAACGTGGCTTTGTGCCGCTGATGGAAGGTGAAACTTTTATTGGTCAAGATGGAGACTGGCTGGTACCAAGCAATGGCCCTCTTGCTGAAAGGCTCACATTTCCATTTAATGTCAGACTCAATAAGTTCAAGGTTGCCTATTGGGACAATGATCAAGAACAACAGATGCACAGCCAACTTCTTTTTAGCGATGATAACGGCAACATTGTAAGCAAAAATGAAATTTCAGTGAGCTCTCCTATTGAGCATGGCGGTGTCAGCTTTCATCAATCGCAGGATTTTGGTTATGCCCTTACCTTTGCTCTACATACCAATGATGCCAAACCAATTGTCAGTCACTTTATCCTTGATGCGGTGGGGGATAAAAGTAAACCCCTGACCGGCAAAAGTGATTATCCAAATACCGGCTACATTTTTAAAATGCGTTTTTTCCCAGACATTTCACGCCCGTCTTTTTCCCTAATACAACCAGGCGTAGATTTAACTATCCTTGAAAACAAAGATATCCAATTTGAAGGCCGTTTACTGCTGGGCCAAACCATCAATTTTGATGATAACATACTCACTTTCTTAGATGTCCGCCCCTGGTCAGGCATTATTGCAATACGAGGCTACGTTCTTCCGGGAGTCTACTTAAGTTTTTTGCTGATTGTAATCGGCATGGTACTGATGTATTTATTACCGACAAAACAAATTTATATTGGTTATTCATGTTCTGGAAATGGTTGCCAGTTTCAAATAAACGGCAAGATAGGAGGCCGTACACCTTGCACGCATTTCGAGTTGGAACAGATTAAACAAACTCTCATCAAAGCGCTTGCATAA
- the ccsA gene encoding cytochrome c biogenesis protein CcsA: MLSYLIACYKKHSIKFIGVITLPCAFLMIGLGLMANPQIQNLPATFHTLWLIVHILFAKITVGSGFIALGCSIFYLIKAKKKSGNTFVQKLPDPVSLDSYSFQFFGMAFVFWTISVIAGAIWAHKSWGRYWAWDPIETWSLLTWLAFGIYMHLRRFHGLKEKKAAIFIICCFGLVILTLFLVPFITNTVHTEYML; encoded by the coding sequence ATGCTTTCATATCTCATCGCCTGCTATAAAAAGCATTCTATAAAATTTATTGGGGTCATCACACTGCCTTGTGCTTTTTTAATGATTGGGCTGGGATTGATGGCAAACCCACAAATTCAGAATCTTCCTGCCACATTCCACACTTTATGGCTAATCGTTCATATTCTATTTGCCAAAATTACAGTGGGATCAGGATTCATTGCCTTGGGGTGTTCAATATTTTATCTGATTAAGGCAAAAAAAAAATCAGGCAATACATTTGTTCAGAAATTGCCAGACCCGGTAAGTCTAGATTCCTATTCATTTCAATTTTTCGGAATGGCCTTTGTTTTCTGGACAATTTCAGTCATTGCCGGGGCCATCTGGGCCCATAAGAGCTGGGGACGTTATTGGGCCTGGGACCCTATCGAAACATGGTCACTACTCACTTGGCTAGCTTTCGGAATATATATGCATCTACGGCGGTTTCATGGCTTAAAAGAAAAAAAAGCAGCCATTTTCATAATTTGTTGTTTCGGCCTTGTTATCCTGACCCTATTTCTGGTTCCATTTATCACAAATACGGTTCACACAGAATATATGCTCTAA